The following are from one region of the Tenacibaculum dicentrarchi genome:
- the hisD gene encoding histidinol dehydrogenase: MKIIKYPAVKDWKQLCKRATLNQNNLQETVQNVLNDVKINKNKALTKYAELFDKVSLTSFEVTDKEIEEAEKLVSSELKEAIQLAKSNIEVFHNSQKEEEKKVVTTAGVTCWRKSVAIEKVGLYIPGGSAPLFSTILMLATPAKIAGCKEIVLCTPPNKEGKVHPAILYTAALVGVTKIFKVGGAQAIAAMAYGTETIPSVYKILGPGNQYVTKAKELVQQEGLSIDMPAGPSEVLVIADETSNAGFVAADLLSQAEHGADSQAVLVTTSLEVSENVLAEVAKQVKELPRRETAEKALENSFVVVLNSSDEMIDFSNVYAPEHLIIASENASIYIDKISNAGSVFLGNYSCESTGDYASGTNHTLPTNGYAKNYSGVSLDSFIKKITFQEVTKQGIATIGKAIELMAEAEGLQAHKNAVTLRLKDIENV, encoded by the coding sequence ATGAAAATTATAAAATATCCAGCAGTAAAAGATTGGAAACAGCTTTGTAAAAGAGCAACTTTAAATCAAAATAATTTACAAGAAACGGTTCAAAATGTTTTAAATGATGTCAAAATCAATAAAAATAAAGCATTAACAAAATATGCCGAATTATTTGATAAAGTTTCTTTAACTTCTTTTGAAGTTACTGATAAAGAAATTGAAGAAGCTGAAAAATTAGTTAGTTCGGAGTTAAAAGAAGCAATTCAATTAGCAAAAAGTAACATTGAAGTTTTTCATAATTCTCAAAAAGAGGAAGAGAAAAAAGTAGTTACTACTGCAGGTGTTACTTGTTGGCGTAAAAGTGTTGCTATCGAAAAAGTTGGTTTGTATATTCCAGGAGGATCTGCACCTTTATTTTCAACTATTTTAATGTTAGCAACTCCTGCAAAAATAGCAGGTTGTAAAGAAATAGTATTGTGTACACCTCCTAATAAAGAAGGAAAAGTACACCCTGCAATTTTATATACGGCGGCATTAGTTGGCGTTACCAAAATTTTTAAAGTTGGTGGAGCTCAGGCTATTGCGGCAATGGCGTACGGTACAGAAACTATTCCTAGTGTGTATAAAATATTAGGTCCAGGAAATCAGTATGTAACAAAAGCAAAAGAATTAGTTCAGCAAGAAGGACTTTCTATTGATATGCCAGCAGGACCAAGTGAAGTTTTGGTTATTGCTGATGAAACATCAAACGCTGGATTTGTAGCTGCTGATTTATTATCACAAGCCGAACACGGAGCAGATAGTCAAGCAGTTTTAGTAACAACTTCATTAGAGGTTTCAGAAAATGTACTTGCCGAAGTAGCGAAGCAAGTGAAAGAATTACCTAGAAGAGAAACCGCCGAAAAAGCATTAGAAAACAGTTTTGTAGTTGTTTTAAATTCTTCGGATGAAATGATTGATTTTAGTAATGTATATGCACCAGAACATTTAATTATTGCGTCTGAAAATGCATCAATATATATTGATAAAATTAGTAATGCAGGTTCGGTGTTTTTAGGGAATTATAGCTGTGAAAGTACAGGTGATTACGCAAGTGGAACAAATCACACGTTACCAACAAACGGATATGCTAAAAATTATAGCGGTGTTTCTTTAGATAGTTTTATCAAAAAAATTACTTTTCAAGAAGTAACAAAGCAAGGAATAGCAACTATTGGAAAAGCAATAGAATTAATGGCAGAAGCCGAAGGTTTACAAGCTCACAAAAATGCTGTTACCTTAAGATTAAAAGATATTGAAAATGTTTAA
- the hisG gene encoding ATP phosphoribosyltransferase, whose product MSKLRIAIQKSGRLNEDSLNLLKNCGISIDNGKDQLKASASNFPLEVFYLRNGDIPQYLKDGVIDIAIIGENLLIEKGGDIEFIEKLGFSKCKVSLAIPKSEEYTGLSYFQDKRIATSYPNTVKNFLKSKNITSQLHIINGSVEIAPNIGLADGICDIVSSGSTLFKNNLKEVEVILKSEAVLAVSPKLEASQQEILDKLQFRVQSVLKGRRSKYILLNAPNDKLEKIINILPGMRSPTVLPLSEKGWSSVHSVLDKDEFWDVIDELKKNGAEGILVCPIEKMVV is encoded by the coding sequence ATGAGTAAATTAAGAATTGCAATTCAGAAATCAGGAAGACTAAATGAAGATTCGTTAAATCTTTTAAAAAATTGTGGAATTTCTATTGATAATGGGAAAGACCAATTAAAAGCATCGGCAAGTAACTTTCCTTTAGAAGTTTTTTATCTTCGAAATGGCGATATTCCGCAGTATTTAAAAGATGGCGTTATTGATATTGCTATTATCGGCGAAAATTTATTAATCGAAAAAGGAGGCGATATAGAGTTTATTGAAAAATTAGGTTTTTCTAAATGTAAAGTTTCGTTAGCAATTCCAAAATCAGAAGAATATACAGGATTGTCTTATTTTCAAGATAAAAGAATTGCAACATCGTATCCGAATACAGTTAAAAATTTTCTGAAATCAAAAAATATTACTTCTCAATTACATATTATTAATGGTTCTGTTGAAATTGCTCCAAATATCGGCTTGGCTGACGGTATTTGCGATATTGTATCAAGCGGATCTACTTTATTTAAAAATAACCTAAAAGAGGTTGAGGTTATCTTAAAATCGGAAGCTGTTTTAGCTGTTTCTCCAAAATTAGAAGCATCACAGCAAGAAATTTTAGATAAACTTCAATTTAGAGTTCAATCGGTTTTAAAAGGAAGACGCTCAAAATATATTTTATTAAACGCTCCTAATGATAAACTAGAAAAAATCATCAATATTTTACCAGGAATGAGAAGCCCAACGGTATTGCCTTTATCAGAAAAAGGCTGGAGTTCTGTACACTCAGTTTTAGATAAAGATGAATTTTGGGATGTTATAGATGAGCTTAAAAAGAATGGAGCTGAAGGTATTTTAGTATGTCCTATTGAAAAAATGGTTGTTTAA
- a CDS encoding AbiH family protein gives MKEKSKNLIVIIGNGFDLAHGLKTSYNHFANYYLNEIILTKIFDFENNKQFLNKELLIYLNQNIMTFSDLSTESTDDKFLNDVSYFIQQNKTDKVSPFLNSNNEYVKLLISNKLLGKLYSNSFENWFDIEQAYYEELKDIYNSPKENHNDELKILNNNLQEIKEALKKYLNDKIEPTHNGSVNNSFESHFIDRENVSFINFNYTNTINCYRHSVNLNLNKNIHIHNSLSEDIIFGYGDDTDEMYQKMKASKNNSFLKYFKTFDYLKSKNYRKVLNQLATFDKYDVLVIGHSLGGTDKTILKTILDDDSCENIELLKRSDFDTDERYKELNLPEKEQLKADNLFELYANLARIFDSEASLRKKVIPFEWSINFPVMANYDYTKIREREKELFIEKSTLIDPEVY, from the coding sequence ATGAAAGAAAAGAGTAAAAATTTAATTGTAATTATCGGTAATGGCTTTGATTTAGCCCACGGATTAAAAACAAGTTATAATCATTTTGCCAATTATTATTTAAATGAGATTATATTGACCAAAATATTTGATTTCGAAAATAACAAACAGTTTTTAAATAAAGAACTTCTTATTTACCTTAATCAAAATATAATGACATTCAGTGATTTATCAACTGAATCAACAGACGACAAATTTTTAAATGATGTTTCATACTTTATTCAACAAAATAAAACAGATAAAGTTTCTCCTTTTTTAAATTCTAATAATGAATATGTTAAGCTTTTAATTTCTAATAAATTACTTGGTAAATTATATTCAAATTCCTTTGAAAACTGGTTTGATATAGAACAAGCATATTACGAAGAATTAAAAGATATTTATAATTCACCAAAAGAAAATCATAATGACGAATTAAAAATACTTAATAATAATTTACAAGAAATAAAAGAAGCCTTAAAAAAATATTTAAACGATAAAATAGAGCCAACACATAATGGTTCTGTAAATAATTCTTTTGAAAGTCATTTTATCGATAGAGAAAATGTCTCTTTCATTAATTTTAATTATACGAACACAATTAATTGTTATCGTCATTCAGTAAATCTCAATTTAAATAAAAACATACATATTCACAATAGTTTATCCGAAGATATTATTTTTGGTTACGGAGATGATACAGATGAAATGTATCAAAAAATGAAAGCTAGTAAAAATAATAGCTTTTTAAAATATTTTAAAACTTTTGATTATTTAAAAAGCAAAAATTACAGAAAAGTTCTTAATCAATTAGCTACTTTCGATAAATATGATGTTTTAGTAATCGGTCATTCATTAGGAGGAACAGATAAAACTATTTTAAAAACCATTTTAGATGATGATTCTTGTGAAAATATTGAATTATTAAAACGTTCTGATTTTGATACAGATGAAAGATATAAAGAATTAAATTTACCAGAAAAAGAACAACTAAAAGCAGACAATTTATTTGAATTATACGCAAATCTTGCTAGAATATTTGATTCAGAAGCTTCTTTAAGAAAAAAAGTTATTCCTTTTGAATGGTCTATTAATTTTCCTGTAATGGCTAATTATGATTATACTAAGATTCGTGAAAGAGAGAAAGAATTATTTATAGAAAAATCAACATTAATTGACCCTGAGGTTTATTAA
- the typA gene encoding translational GTPase TypA, whose translation MQPIRNIAIIAHVDHGKTTLVDKIIDQAKVLDERKERTDLLLDNNDLERERGITILSKNVSVNYKNTKINVIDTPGHADFGGEVERVLKMADGVLLLVDAFEGPMPQTRFVLGKALELGLTPIVVVNKVDKENCTPDIVHEKVFDLMFALEATEEQLDFTTIYGSAKNNWMSTDWKNETDNIVPLLDAVIDSIPPTKYNEGTPQMQITSLDFSSFTGRIAIGRVFRGDLEAGKDYMLCKADGSTKKVRIKELHVFEGMGKVQVDKVPCGDICAITGIDGFEIGDTIADLENPEALPRTEIDQPTMSMLFTINNSPFFGKEGKFVTSRHLRDRLFKELEKNLALKVETTDSEDKFNVYGRGVLHLSVLIETMRREGYELQVGRPQVIIKEIDGKKHEPMETLSIDVPEDVASKAVNLVSLRKGDLMIMEPKGDLQHLEFTIPSRGLIGLRNRILTATAGQAIINHRFSEYGPYKGDFTEEVKGAIVSAATGKATAYALNRLQDRGKFFIDVNQEIYVGQVIGENSKSDEMAVNLIKGKQLTNMRKSGTDDAMKIAPKIDFSLEECMEYIKADEYLEVTPENLRMRKINFKA comes from the coding sequence ATGCAACCAATTAGAAATATCGCTATTATAGCCCACGTTGACCACGGTAAGACAACCTTAGTTGATAAAATTATAGATCAAGCAAAAGTATTAGACGAACGTAAAGAACGTACCGACTTATTGTTAGATAATAACGACTTAGAGCGTGAAAGAGGAATTACAATTCTTTCTAAAAACGTATCTGTAAACTATAAGAACACAAAAATCAATGTAATTGATACCCCTGGTCACGCCGATTTCGGAGGTGAAGTAGAGCGTGTATTAAAAATGGCTGATGGTGTTTTATTATTAGTGGATGCATTTGAAGGACCGATGCCACAAACTCGTTTTGTATTAGGAAAAGCCTTAGAATTAGGATTAACTCCTATTGTAGTTGTAAATAAAGTTGATAAAGAAAACTGTACTCCTGACATCGTTCATGAAAAAGTTTTTGACTTAATGTTCGCCTTAGAAGCTACTGAAGAGCAATTAGATTTTACAACTATCTACGGTTCGGCAAAGAACAACTGGATGAGTACTGATTGGAAAAATGAAACTGATAATATTGTACCTTTATTAGATGCAGTAATCGATTCTATTCCTCCAACAAAATATAATGAAGGAACGCCACAAATGCAAATTACTTCTTTAGATTTTTCTTCTTTTACAGGAAGAATTGCTATTGGACGTGTTTTTAGAGGTGATTTAGAAGCAGGTAAAGATTACATGTTGTGTAAAGCCGATGGTTCTACTAAAAAGGTAAGAATTAAAGAATTACATGTATTCGAGGGAATGGGTAAAGTTCAAGTTGATAAAGTTCCTTGTGGTGATATTTGTGCAATTACAGGTATTGACGGATTTGAAATTGGTGATACAATTGCTGATTTAGAAAATCCTGAAGCATTACCAAGAACTGAAATTGACCAACCTACCATGAGTATGTTATTTACAATTAACAACTCACCATTTTTTGGTAAAGAAGGTAAATTTGTAACATCTCGTCACTTAAGAGATCGTTTATTTAAAGAATTAGAAAAAAACTTAGCTTTAAAAGTTGAAACTACCGATTCTGAAGATAAATTTAATGTGTACGGTCGTGGAGTATTACACTTATCTGTATTAATTGAAACAATGCGTCGTGAAGGTTATGAATTACAAGTGGGAAGACCTCAGGTAATTATAAAAGAAATTGATGGTAAAAAGCATGAACCAATGGAAACATTGTCTATTGATGTACCAGAAGATGTTGCTTCTAAAGCTGTAAACTTAGTTTCTTTACGTAAAGGAGACTTAATGATTATGGAGCCTAAAGGAGATTTACAACACTTAGAATTTACGATTCCTTCAAGAGGATTAATAGGTTTAAGAAATAGAATTTTAACTGCAACAGCAGGTCAGGCAATTATCAACCACCGATTTAGTGAATATGGTCCTTATAAAGGAGACTTTACTGAAGAAGTAAAAGGAGCAATTGTTTCTGCGGCAACTGGTAAAGCCACTGCTTATGCATTAAATCGTTTACAAGATAGAGGTAAGTTTTTTATTGATGTAAATCAAGAAATTTATGTTGGACAGGTAATTGGTGAAAACAGTAAATCTGACGAAATGGCTGTAAACTTAATTAAAGGAAAGCAATTAACAAATATGCGTAAATCTGGTACAGATGATGCTATGAAAATTGCTCCAAAAATTGATTTCTCTTTAGAAGAATGTATGGAATACATTAAAGCTGATGAGTATTTAGAAGTTACTCCAGAAAATTTACGTATGCGTAAAATTAACTTTAAAGCATAA
- a CDS encoding LETM1 domain-containing protein: MNTVEEIKQGIKVNKKRLVKELKESKELVFLIKKSLTAKLSKTEKHKVKEQMLDICKAVPTFTVFMLPGGALLLPLLIKLIPDILPSAFREDEEDLDKE, from the coding sequence ATGAATACAGTTGAAGAAATAAAGCAAGGTATAAAGGTTAATAAAAAACGTTTAGTTAAAGAACTAAAGGAAAGTAAAGAATTAGTTTTTTTAATTAAAAAGTCTCTTACAGCTAAATTATCTAAAACTGAAAAACATAAGGTAAAAGAACAAATGCTAGATATTTGTAAAGCAGTACCCACTTTTACAGTATTTATGTTGCCTGGTGGTGCTTTATTACTTCCGTTATTAATTAAATTAATTCCTGATATATTACCTAGTGCTTTTAGAGAAGATGAGGAAGATTTAGACAAAGAATAA
- a CDS encoding proline dehydrogenase family protein translates to MTLFNNTATAFKLKSDSELERAYFLFKMIQNQPMVRIGTAVTNFALKAHLPVEGLIRSTVFDHFCGGVTEDDCLPNIEKMHEQGNVHSILDYSVEGKEDEAQFDNALKMTLKTIDFAEEKKSIPYAVFKPTGFGRFALYQKLTENQVHTAKEKAEWETVVARFHTVCKAAVKKDVPLLIDAEESWMQDAADDLIEELMETYNKDKAIVFNTLQMYRHDRMDYLRGLHQRAHQKGYHIGMKVVRGAYMEKERERAEEKGYESPICKDKEATDENYNEAVRFMMEHKNMAIFAGTHNEESSYLLMNLAKEYSINATDKRMWFGQLYGMSDHISFNLAKEGYNVAKYVPFGPVRDVMPYLIRRAEENTSVAGQTSRELNLIKIERKRRKL, encoded by the coding sequence ATGACACTTTTTAACAACACCGCAACTGCTTTTAAATTAAAGTCTGACTCAGAGTTAGAACGCGCATATTTTTTATTTAAAATGATACAAAATCAGCCAATGGTTCGTATTGGTACTGCAGTCACTAATTTTGCCTTAAAGGCACATTTACCTGTTGAAGGCTTAATTCGTTCAACTGTTTTTGACCACTTTTGTGGTGGAGTAACAGAAGATGATTGCTTGCCTAACATAGAAAAAATGCACGAACAAGGAAATGTACACAGTATTTTAGATTATTCTGTTGAAGGAAAAGAAGATGAAGCGCAGTTTGACAACGCTTTAAAAATGACCTTAAAAACGATTGATTTTGCTGAAGAAAAAAAATCAATTCCGTATGCTGTTTTTAAACCAACAGGATTCGGGCGTTTTGCTTTATATCAAAAGTTAACAGAAAACCAAGTGCATACTGCTAAAGAAAAAGCCGAATGGGAAACTGTTGTTGCTCGTTTTCATACAGTTTGTAAAGCTGCAGTAAAAAAAGACGTTCCTTTATTAATTGATGCAGAAGAAAGTTGGATGCAAGATGCCGCCGATGATTTAATTGAAGAATTAATGGAAACGTATAATAAAGACAAGGCAATTGTTTTTAATACACTACAAATGTATCGCCATGATCGTATGGATTATTTACGTGGTTTACATCAAAGAGCCCATCAAAAAGGGTATCATATAGGTATGAAAGTTGTACGTGGTGCTTATATGGAAAAAGAACGTGAAAGAGCTGAGGAAAAAGGCTATGAATCGCCAATATGTAAAGATAAAGAAGCTACAGATGAAAATTATAACGAAGCTGTTCGTTTTATGATGGAGCACAAAAATATGGCTATTTTTGCAGGAACTCATAATGAAGAGAGTTCTTATTTATTGATGAATTTGGCAAAAGAATATAGTATAAATGCAACGGATAAGCGCATGTGGTTTGGTCAGTTGTATGGGATGAGCGATCATATTAGTTTTAACTTAGCTAAAGAAGGTTATAATGTAGCAAAATATGTTCCTTTTGGTCCTGTACGTGATGTAATGCCTTATTTAATACGTAGAGCCGAAGAAAATACTTCGGTAGCAGGGCAAACATCAAGAGAGCTTAATTTGATAAAAATAGAAAGAAAAAGACGTAAACTGTAA
- the aroB gene encoding 3-dehydroquinate synthase, which produces MTSIQAVTYPIDFNEKGYKSLANLIHKKQYSTIFILVDDNTITHCYPRFIELLETDKKIEVIQIDAGEIHKNLETCTGVWSAMTELGADRKSVLITLGGGVITDLGGFVASTFKRGIDFVNIPTTLLSMVDASVGGKTGVDLGVLKNQIGLFANPQMVLLDPEYLQTLSPREIRSGTAEIIKYGMTHDIHLYNEIKSNPKLNIIDLIHRSIEIKNEVVLEDPKEHSVRKALNWGHTIGHGIESYFLENTHKNTLTHGEAIAIGMVCEAYISAKVLGFPSDKVADVKKTILTIYGKTAILEDDCAPILELMKHDKKNIDGEINFVLLNDFGDFKINCTVTNQLITESLQYYNS; this is translated from the coding sequence ATGACTTCTATTCAAGCAGTAACTTACCCTATTGATTTTAACGAAAAAGGATACAAATCCTTAGCCAATTTAATTCATAAAAAACAGTACTCTACTATTTTTATATTAGTAGATGATAATACGATTACGCATTGTTATCCTCGTTTTATCGAATTACTAGAAACTGATAAAAAAATTGAAGTCATTCAAATTGATGCTGGTGAAATTCATAAAAACCTAGAAACCTGTACTGGTGTTTGGAGTGCTATGACCGAATTAGGTGCCGACAGAAAAAGTGTTTTAATTACTTTGGGGGGGGGCGTTATTACCGATTTAGGCGGTTTTGTTGCCTCAACATTTAAACGAGGTATTGATTTTGTAAATATTCCTACCACTTTATTAAGCATGGTAGATGCTTCGGTTGGCGGAAAAACAGGTGTTGATTTAGGTGTTTTAAAAAATCAAATTGGTTTGTTTGCCAATCCTCAAATGGTGCTTTTAGACCCTGAATATTTACAAACACTTTCGCCTAGAGAAATTAGGTCAGGAACTGCCGAAATTATTAAATACGGAATGACACATGATATTCATTTATACAATGAAATTAAAAGCAATCCGAAATTAAATATTATTGATTTAATTCATCGTTCTATTGAAATTAAAAACGAAGTTGTTCTAGAAGACCCAAAAGAACACAGCGTTCGTAAAGCCTTAAATTGGGGACATACAATTGGACACGGAATTGAATCTTATTTTTTAGAAAACACACATAAAAATACTTTAACACATGGCGAAGCAATTGCCATCGGTATGGTTTGCGAAGCCTATATTTCTGCTAAAGTTTTAGGTTTTCCTTCGGATAAAGTAGCGGATGTTAAAAAAACAATTCTTACTATTTACGGGAAAACAGCTATTTTAGAAGACGATTGTGCACCTATTTTAGAATTAATGAAACACGACAAGAAAAATATTGATGGAGAAATTAACTTTGTCCTTTTAAACGATTTTGGTGATTTTAAAATTAATTGTACCGTTACAAATCAATTAATTACCGAAAGTTTACAGTATTATAATTCATAA
- the hutI gene encoding imidazolonepropionase, with protein sequence MTTLFINIKELIQVRDADVQKVSGADMAILPTIKNAFLLIKNDKIIDFGEMTNLKLADLKTINFDKKIDCTGKMILPTWCDSHTHIVYAGNREQEFVDRINGLTYEEIANNGGGILNSAKKLQQTSEDDLYAQSAVRLEEIMQLGTGAVEIKSGYGLTVDAELKMLRVIKKLRENYKLPIKATFLGAHAFPKEYTNNKDGYIDLIINEMLPKISEENLADFIDAFCETGYFSVKDTDRILEAGKKHGLRAKVHVNQFTTIGGVQVSVKYDALSVDHLEIMNSDDIEALKDTNTMPVALPSCSYFLSIPYTPARKIIEAGLPLALATDFNPGSTPSGNMNFVVATACIKMKITPEEAINAATINGAYAMDLSEEVGSITKGKKANFIITKEILSYGAIPYNFGSVLIDAVFINGEMI encoded by the coding sequence ATGACAACATTATTCATAAATATTAAAGAATTAATTCAAGTTAGAGATGCCGATGTTCAAAAAGTTTCAGGAGCAGATATGGCTATTTTACCAACAATTAAAAATGCTTTTTTATTAATTAAAAATGATAAAATCATTGATTTTGGCGAAATGACAAACTTAAAATTAGCCGATTTAAAAACAATTAATTTTGATAAAAAAATTGATTGTACGGGTAAAATGATACTGCCTACTTGGTGCGATTCTCACACACATATTGTCTATGCAGGAAATCGAGAACAAGAATTTGTAGATAGAATTAATGGCTTAACTTATGAAGAAATTGCAAATAACGGCGGTGGAATTTTAAATTCAGCAAAAAAATTACAACAAACTTCTGAAGATGATTTATATGCCCAATCGGCGGTTCGTTTAGAGGAAATTATGCAACTTGGTACGGGCGCTGTTGAAATTAAATCGGGCTATGGTTTAACCGTCGATGCCGAATTAAAAATGCTACGTGTTATTAAAAAATTACGTGAAAATTATAAACTTCCTATTAAAGCAACTTTTTTAGGTGCACACGCTTTTCCTAAGGAATATACAAATAATAAAGACGGTTATATTGATTTAATTATCAATGAAATGTTACCTAAAATATCCGAAGAAAATTTAGCTGATTTTATTGATGCTTTCTGTGAAACTGGTTATTTTTCAGTAAAAGATACCGACCGAATTTTAGAAGCGGGTAAAAAACACGGTTTAAGAGCAAAAGTACACGTAAATCAGTTTACAACTATTGGCGGTGTTCAAGTAAGTGTAAAATATGATGCTTTATCGGTAGATCATTTAGAAATTATGAATTCTGATGATATTGAAGCCTTAAAAGATACCAATACCATGCCTGTTGCACTTCCGTCTTGCTCGTATTTTTTAAGTATTCCTTATACACCTGCTCGTAAAATTATTGAAGCAGGATTGCCTTTAGCTTTGGCAACCGATTTTAACCCTGGTTCTACGCCTTCGGGAAACATGAATTTTGTAGTTGCAACTGCTTGTATTAAAATGAAAATAACTCCTGAAGAGGCGATTAATGCCGCAACTATTAACGGTGCTTACGCTATGGATTTATCCGAAGAAGTTGGAAGTATTACCAAAGGAAAAAAGGCTAATTTTATCATCACAAAAGAAATTTTAAGTTACGGAGCAATTCCTTATAATTTTGGTTCGGTATTAATTGATGCGGTTTTTATTAATGGGGAAATGATTTAG